The following proteins are encoded in a genomic region of Necator americanus strain Aroian chromosome II, whole genome shotgun sequence:
- a CDS encoding hypothetical protein (NECATOR_CHRII.G7023.T1) encodes MAICTYNARTLASEAAIEDLMMQAKKIKYDVIGLTETRRRHPLNAVYETGEELFLGTCDSRGVGGVGVHVNTSMAKNIDSFAQLTTRIGRLRMRRCGPTPALNIFVAYAPTSSYEEEQVEAFYMDLEKFYREDHAFYKVIIGDFNA; translated from the coding sequence atggcgatctgtacttataacgcacgtacgcttgcatcggaagcggccatcgaagatctgatgatgcaagccaagaagatcaagtacgacgtcatcggactgaccgagacgagacgacgtcaccctctcaacgccgtatacgaaactggagaagaactgttcttaggaacatgcgacagtagaggtgttggtggagttggcgtccacgtcaacacgagtatggcaaagaacattgaCTCTTTCgcacaacttacgacccgaatcggacgtctgcggatgagaagatgtggtccaacaccagctttgaatatcttcgtcgcttacgctccaacatcgagctacgaagaagaacaagtcgaagctttctatatggacctggagaaattctaccgagaagatcatgccttctacaaggtcataattggcgatttcaacgcctaa
- a CDS encoding hypothetical protein (NECATOR_CHRII.G7024.T1), translating into MDNIDEEYDRLVEHLHDCAKKAESFKTTKRRLSLETLELIRQHGAARAAGNQELTSELAGLCREAIKEDLKEGRAQVLAETAEAGKNIRYARRDFASRKTRMIAFRNPKGTAIASRRGMERIIYDFYSDLFDKHVYLPPHHLREDGHVIP; encoded by the coding sequence atggacaacatcgacgaggaatatgaccggcttgttgaacaccttcacgactgcgcaaagaaggctgagagttttaaaaccaccaagaggcgcctgtctcttgaaactcttgagctaaTACGCCAGcatggagcagcacgagcggcagggaaccaagaactcacgtccgagctcgcagggctttgcagagaggcgataaaggaagaccttaaagagggAAGAGCACAAGTGTTGGCTGAaactgcagaggcggggaaaaacatccgctatgcccgtcgagacttcgccagtcgcaagacgaggatgattGCTTTCCgaaacccaaagggaacagccattgcatcgagaagggggatggagagaATCATCTatgacttctactctgatctcttcgacaaaCATGTctacttgcctcctcaccatcttagggaagacggacatgttaTTCCatag
- a CDS encoding hypothetical protein (NECATOR_CHRII.G7025.T1), with protein MSVRNRTAPGPDRIRPEHLKSLPPVLINTLARLFTRYLSECKVPKQWKTSKTVLLYKKGDPHDIGNYRPICLLSVIYKLFTRVILNRIEKVSDEGQPCEQAGFRKGFSTIDHIHTVSKLIEVSREYKMPICLSFIDLKKAFDSVEMDAVMEALDNQGVPTQYIKVLRELYSNFTAGISLFYKNIIIDVKRGVRQGDTISPKTFTATLENAMRKLEWDDMGVKVDGRQLHHLRFADDIVLITPSISQAERMLTEFDETCGCIGLQLNLQKAMFMRNGWVSDDPSTLNGTDISECTSLFGSGTEHDERPDLQAGQEETSGLGSV; from the coding sequence atgtcggtaagaaatcgtacggcacccggtcccgacagaataagaccagaacacctgaagagccttccgccagtactcatcaacaccctggcgaggctctttacacgttatctgtcggaatgcaaggttcctaaacagtggaagaccagcaagaccgtgttgttgtataaaaagggagatccacatgacatcggcaactatcgcccaatctgcctactgtccgtcatctacaagctctttacaagagtaatccttaataggattgaaaaagtctcggatgaaggacagccatgtgagcaagcagggtttcgaaaaggattcagcacgattgaccacattcacactgtttcgaaactcatcgaggtatcacgagagtacaagatgccgatCTGTCTCagcttcatcgacttaaagaaggccttcgactcagttgagatggACGCGGTCATGGAAGCTTTGGataaccaaggcgtccctactcagtacataaaggtacttcgagagttgtacagtaacttcacggcCGGAATTTCGttattctacaagaatatcatcattgacgtgaagaggggggtccgacagggtgatacaatctcacccaaaacattCACAGCCACCTtagagaacgcaatgcgaaagttggaatgggacgacatgggagtgaaggttgatggtcggcagctacaccatttgcgctttgctgatgacatcgtactgataacacctagcatcagccaagcggaacgaatgctgaccgaatttgacgaaacatgtggatgcatcggtcttcagctgaatctacaaaaggcgatgttcatgcgtaacggatgggtctcggatgacCCAtccacgctcaacggaacggacatatccgaatgcaccagcttatttgggtcgggaactgaacatgatgaacgacctgacctccaaGCTGgacaggaggaaacgagcggcttgggcaGCGtgtaa
- a CDS encoding hypothetical protein (NECATOR_CHRII.G7026.T1): MSSVTWTRGRYQHLAPPSKAAKVNRLRFFGHILRRPADRLVQRVLKSSSGSSWKKPPGRKRKFWTEVVKEDLRALGVDKQFRRDVRFRRMWNSDEWIDSVQALA; encoded by the coding sequence atgagttctgttacctggacacgtggaagataccaacatcttgcaccgccatcgaaagcggctaaagtaaatcgtcttcgcttctttggtcatatattaaggagacctgcagatcgccttgtccaacgagttctgaagagttcgtcgggttcgagctggaagaagccacctggccgaaaacggaagttctggactgaggtggtgaaagaggacctgagggcactcggcgtggataagcagttcaggcgagacgtaaggtttcgcagaatgtggaatagcgacgaatggattgattctgtgcaagctctcgcataa
- a CDS encoding hypothetical protein (NECATOR_CHRII.G7028.T1), translated as MIVLVWSLVSSVVEAARRRKLAAFLGNFLRNADVDGMMLVCRQIVTTRSIASLPSASALSRYSSDPQLNAGTNRFVLYRNERTEVTTEKSEPLRTSQWRFVKGSIEPPSSSDNRVFFVAERSAIMQNVGTGSSSGNSVPYCSVFLDSSCERAGWHRYASALLYSCSLERFVDVVYAFSEGALFDNIAEVRLVDRLYTVTLPYAQMSDEVLKTTSPLAQSLTHLNQRPLSLLEQLYLGDVRPWKDIRERFASEGALHVIYQDGFDSLPRNYRGISLLRVMYKALERIIQNQLIKHREETTRDEQAGFRLGRSTIDQVFIVKGVIEIWQQYSKPMQLALLDFEAAFDSSHRGSLLNSLRADGVPGKFVRLLDDMNQRTTAAVRTSSGCTTPFEVATGVRQGDCGWTLLVQLRHRRHYAKNSRSVSCRYHSSTIMVPLDRSRVRRRCLYIRGKQYETSTCCQPCIEAGFSLWTTPTP; from the exons ATGATCGTACTCGTGTGGTCGCTCGTCTCCTCGGTGGTCGAGGCGGCCCGAAGGCGGAAACTTGCCGCCTTTCTGGGGAATTTTCTCAGGAACGCCGACGTGGATGGAATGATGCTCGTTTGTCGGCAAATTGT CACAACGAGATCCATTGCATCCTTACCCTCCGCGTCCGCCCTTTCCCGCTACTCCAGCGATCCACAGCTCAATGCTGGCACCAACCGTTTCGTGCTTTACCGAAACGAACGCACAGAAGTGACGACGGAAAAGTCAGAG CCGCTAAGGACTTCGCAGTGGCGTTTCGTCAAAGGCAGCATTGAACCGCCGAGCTCTTCCGACAACCGAGTGTTTTTTGTCGCTGAACGCTCAGCGATAATGCAAAACGTTGGCACGGGAAGTAGTAGCGGAAATTCAGTGCCTTATTGCAGTGTTTTT TTAGACTCGAGCTGCGAACGAGCCGGCTGGCACCGCTACGCATCTGCCTTGCTCTACTCGTGCTCACTGGAACGTTTCGTGGACGTAGTTTATGCCTTCTCAGAAGGTGCTCTTTTCGACAATATCGCTGAAGTGCGACTAGTCGATAGACTGTATA ctgttaCGCTGCCCTATGCTCAAATGTCAGATGAAGTGCTCAAAACAACTTCTCCGCTTGCTCAATCACTTACTCATCTGAATCAG CGCCCTCTATCACTTCTGGAACAACTATACTTGGGAGACGTGAGGCCGTGGAAGGATATCCGTGAACGATTCGCCAGTGAAGGAGCTTTGCACGTTATTTATCAAGATGGTTTCGATTCGCTACCTAG aaattatcgaggaatctctttgctgcgtgttatgtacaaggcattggagcgcattatccagAACCAacttattaaacatcgcgaagaaacaacccgcgacgagcaagctggctttcgtcttggccgatctacgattgaccaggtttTCATCGTCAAaggagtgatcgaaatctggcagcagtattcgaagccaatgcaactagcgctTCTGGATTTTGAAGCTGCGTTCGACTCTTCTCACCGAGGCAGTCTTCTCAActcgctccgcgccgatggagtaccaggaaagttcgttcgcttgcttgatgacatgaatcaacgaacaactgctgcagttcgaacatcatccggatgtacaacaccgttcgAGGTGgcaactggagtaagacaaggggacTGTGGCTGGACTCTTCTCGTTCAacttcgccatcgacgacattatgcgaaaaacagtagatcagtgtcctgccgatatcattctagcaccatcatggtgccccttgaccgatctcgagtacgccgacgatgtctttatattcgcggaaagcaatacgaaacttcaacatgttgtcaaccttgtatcgaagctggcttcagcctatggactacgcctacgccctga
- a CDS encoding hypothetical protein (NECATOR_CHRII.G7027.T1), with protein sequence MYKALERIIQNQLIKHREETTRDEQAGFRLGRSTIDQVFIVKGVIEIWQQYSKPMQLALLDFEAAFDSSHRGSLLNSLRADGVPGKFVRLLDDMNQRTTAAVRTSSGCTTPFEVATGVRQGDCGWTLLVQLRHRRHYAKNSRSVSCRYHSSTIMVPLDRSRVRRRCLYIRGKQYETSTCCQPCIEAGFSLWTTPTP encoded by the coding sequence atgtacaaggcattggagcgcattatccagAACCAacttattaaacatcgcgaagaaacaacccgcgacgagcaagctggctttcgtcttggccgatctacgattgaccaggtttTCATCGTCAAaggagtgatcgaaatctggcagcagtattcgaagccaatgcaactagcgctTCTGGATTTTGAAGCTGCGTTCGACTCTTCTCACCGAGGCAGTCTTCTCAActcgctccgcgccgatggagtaccaggaaagttcgttcgcttgcttgatgacatgaatcaacgaacaactgctgcagttcgaacatcatccggatgtacaacaccgttcgAGGTGgcaactggagtaagacaaggggacTGTGGCTGGACTCTTCTCGTTCAacttcgccatcgacgacattatgcgaaaaacagtagatcagtgtcctgccgatatcattctagcaccatcatggtgccccttgaccgatctcgagtacgccgacgatgtctttatattcgcggaaagcaatacgaaacttcaacatgttgtcaaccttgtatcgaagctggcttcagcctatggactacgcctacgccctga
- a CDS encoding hypothetical protein (NECATOR_CHRII.G7028.T2), which translates to MIVLVWSLVSSVVEAARRRKLAAFLGNFLRNADVDGMMLVCRQIVTTRSIASLPSASALSRYSSDPQLNAGTNRFVLYRNERTEVTTEKSEPLRTSQWRFVKGSIEPPSSSDNRVFFVAERSAIMQNVGTGSSSGNSVPYCSVFLDSSCERAGWHRYASALLYSCSLERFVDVVYAFSEGALFDNIAEVRLVDRLYTVTLPYAQMSDEVLKTTSPLAQSLTHLNQRPLSLLEQLYLGDVRPWKDIRERFASEGALHVIYQDGFDSLPR; encoded by the exons ATGATCGTACTCGTGTGGTCGCTCGTCTCCTCGGTGGTCGAGGCGGCCCGAAGGCGGAAACTTGCCGCCTTTCTGGGGAATTTTCTCAGGAACGCCGACGTGGATGGAATGATGCTCGTTTGTCGGCAAATTGT CACAACGAGATCCATTGCATCCTTACCCTCCGCGTCCGCCCTTTCCCGCTACTCCAGCGATCCACAGCTCAATGCTGGCACCAACCGTTTCGTGCTTTACCGAAACGAACGCACAGAAGTGACGACGGAAAAGTCAGAG CCGCTAAGGACTTCGCAGTGGCGTTTCGTCAAAGGCAGCATTGAACCGCCGAGCTCTTCCGACAACCGAGTGTTTTTTGTCGCTGAACGCTCAGCGATAATGCAAAACGTTGGCACGGGAAGTAGTAGCGGAAATTCAGTGCCTTATTGCAGTGTTTTT TTAGACTCGAGCTGCGAACGAGCCGGCTGGCACCGCTACGCATCTGCCTTGCTCTACTCGTGCTCACTGGAACGTTTCGTGGACGTAGTTTATGCCTTCTCAGAAGGTGCTCTTTTCGACAATATCGCTGAAGTGCGACTAGTCGATAGACTGTATA ctgttaCGCTGCCCTATGCTCAAATGTCAGATGAAGTGCTCAAAACAACTTCTCCGCTTGCTCAATCACTTACTCATCTGAATCAG CGCCCTCTATCACTTCTGGAACAACTATACTTGGGAGACGTGAGGCCGTGGAAGGATATCCGTGAACGATTCGCCAGTGAAGGAGCTTTGCACGTTATTTATCAAGATGGTTTCGATTCGCTACCTAGGTAA
- a CDS encoding hypothetical protein (NECATOR_CHRII.G7029.T1), which translates to MEKEKKRFDLISVIKKAKHYFARKFPWNPCHLTATTQERRADISTQGYCTVRGSHSPWRQSIRMVGGCGSPFPLVGLATGEEAFAGIRMASKTSNHFQAFDRDEFVETSRR; encoded by the exons atggaaaaggagaagaaacgcTTCGATTTGATTTCAGTgatcaaaaaagcaaaacattatTTCGCAAGGAAATTCCCTTGGAATCCTTGTCATCTCACAGCAACGACGCAGGAAAGACGGGCGG ACATCAGTACTCAAGggtactgcacagtgcgtggatctcattcgccttggcgACAATCTATTAGAATGGTTGGTGGATGTGGTTCGCCATTCCCGCTAGTCG GCTTGGCAACGGGAGAGGAAGCGTTTGCTGGGATACGCAtggcatcaaagacctcgaaccattttcaggcgtTTGACagagacgagtttgtcgaaacatCACGCCGATAG
- a CDS encoding hypothetical protein (NECATOR_CHRII.G7029.T2) yields MVGGCGSPFPLVGLATGEEAFAGIRMASKTSNHFQAFDRDECAFLRLRNRRGRKLWIVSAHAPTETAEDNSKDAFYDELNALMSKIPSQQVVIVGVDANAKMGLEKQSDVLGKWYYAAERTSDNGDCLVDLCEQTGLIIAFTFKRNHRRHQLTWQGAVWGAFDSDHRPLLLSFKIRFHRRNRGVPLQPKIDMAGLKDDECRSKFRQHVSIHVEVRTRKKLNDADSFIKCILDAARETLPVLLQRKKFAFASVETKSTYNSVCVARSAGDFNQETRLRRKLRRQLQQDRDNEWTSRAMEFEKAWEDRNPRKAHALLKQYSGKMKRCSPVLNTANGVAIGEATLPIWKEHFKTLLNQLAPSAPELEHVHRPTYAVNEGPPTESEVLVCIQKMKNGKSGGDDGISAEMLKYLPLSEIREMTKIIRSIWIDERIPDSWRHAIIIPLHKKLSVTDPRNYRGISLLRVMYKVLERIILDRLIKHREETMRDKQAGFRPGRSTIDQVFIVKGVIEIWQRFSKPMQFEFLSRIRLSSPRPSSQRVPRRWSTGKVGSLA; encoded by the exons ATGGTTGGTGGATGTGGTTCGCCATTCCCGCTAGTCG GCTTGGCAACGGGAGAGGAAGCGTTTGCTGGGATACGCAtggcatcaaagacctcgaaccattttcaggcgtTTGACagagacga atgcgcctttttacgactgcggaatcgcagaggacgtaaactctggatcgtaagtgctcacgcacctacggaaaccgctgaagacaacagtaaggacgccttttATGacgaactcaatgcgttgatgtctaaaataccaagccagcaggtggtcattgtcggagtCGACGCAAATGctaagatgggactcgaaaagcaatccgatgtgctaggaaaatggtactatgcagcggagcgcacgtcggacaacggtgactgtctggtcgacttgtgcgaacagacgggcctcatcatcgcgttcacgtttaagaggaatcatcgacgccatcagctcacgtggcaggg agctgtttggggcgcgttcgactctgaccaccgtccacttcttctcagcttcaagatacgatTCCACaggagaaaccgaggagttcctcttcaaccgaaaatcgacatggcaggtctgaaagatgatgaatgcagaagtaaattccgccaacatgtgtctattcatgtcgaAGTACGGACTAGGAAGAAGCTTaacgatgcggattccttcataAAGTGCATCCtagacgctgcaagggaaacacTCCCGGTTCTACTGcagcggaagaagtttgcctttgcatctgtggaaacaaaatccacatacaattctgtatgtgtcgcgcgcagcgctggtgacttcaaccaggaaacgcgtcttagaaggaagctgcgtcgtcaactgcaacaagaccgcgataacgagtggacgtcaagagcgatggagtttgagaaggcgtgggaggacaggaacccgcggaaagcccacgctctactaaaacagtatagcggcaaaatgaaaagatgttcccctgtcctcaacactgccaatggggtagctatcggtgaagcaacccttccaatttggaaggaacacttcaagaccttgctgaaccagCTAGCACCATCAGCTCccgaactcgaacacgttcatagaccgacgtATGCAGTTAACGAGgggccaccgaccgagtcggaggtcctggtctgtattcaaaaaatgaaaaatggaaaatctggtggagacgacgggattagcgcagaaatgctaaaatatcttcctctgtCTGAGAtccgtgagatgacaaagatcatccgttcaatatggatagacgaaaggatacctgattcgtggagacacgctattataattcccctccacaagaagttatccgtcacggaccccaggaattatcgaggaatctctttgctgcgtgttatgtacaaggtattggaacgcattatcctggaccgactcattaaacatcgcgaagaaacaatgcGTGAcaagcaagctggctttcgtcctggccgatctacgattgaccaggtgttcatagTCAAaggagtgatcgaaatctggcagcggttttcgaagccaatgcaatttgAGTTTCTAAGCCGcattcgactctcctcaccgaggccgtcttctcaacgcgttccgcgccgatggagtaccggGAAAGTtggttcgcttgcttga
- a CDS encoding hypothetical protein (NECATOR_CHRII.G7030.T1) has translation MAGLKDDECRSKFRQHVSIHVEVRTRKKLNDADSFIKCILDAARETLPVLLQRKKFAFASVETKSTYNSVCVARSAGDFNQETRLRRKLRRQLQQDRDNEWTSRAMEFEKAWEDRNPRKAHALLKQYSGKMKRCSPVLNTANGVAIGEATLPIWKEHFKTLLNQLAPSAPELEHVHRPTYAVNEGPPTESEVLVCIQKMKNGKSGGDDGISAEMLKYLPLSEIREMTKIIRSIWIDERIPDSWRHAIIIPLHKKLSVTDPRNYRGISLLRVMYKVLERIILDRLIKHREETMRDKQAGFRPGRSTIDQVFIVKGVIEIWQRFSKPMQFEFLSRIRLSSPRPSSQRVPRRWSTGKVGSLA, from the coding sequence atggcaggtctgaaagatgatgaatgcagaagtaaattccgccaacatgtgtctattcatgtcgaAGTACGGACTAGGAAGAAGCTTaacgatgcggattccttcataAAGTGCATCCtagacgctgcaagggaaacacTCCCGGTTCTACTGcagcggaagaagtttgcctttgcatctgtggaaacaaaatccacatacaattctgtatgtgtcgcgcgcagcgctggtgacttcaaccaggaaacgcgtcttagaaggaagctgcgtcgtcaactgcaacaagaccgcgataacgagtggacgtcaagagcgatggagtttgagaaggcgtgggaggacaggaacccgcggaaagcccacgctctactaaaacagtatagcggcaaaatgaaaagatgttcccctgtcctcaacactgccaatggggtagctatcggtgaagcaacccttccaatttggaaggaacacttcaagaccttgctgaaccagCTAGCACCATCAGCTCccgaactcgaacacgttcatagaccgacgtATGCAGTTAACGAGgggccaccgaccgagtcggaggtcctggtctgtattcaaaaaatgaaaaatggaaaatctggtggagacgacgggattagcgcagaaatgctaaaatatcttcctctgtCTGAGAtccgtgagatgacaaagatcatccgttcaatatggatagacgaaaggatacctgattcgtggagacacgctattataattcccctccacaagaagttatccgtcacggaccccaggaattatcgaggaatctctttgctgcgtgttatgtacaaggtattggaacgcattatcctggaccgactcattaaacatcgcgaagaaacaatgcGTGAcaagcaagctggctttcgtcctggccgatctacgattgaccaggtgttcatagTCAAaggagtgatcgaaatctggcagcggttttcgaagccaatgcaatttgAGTTTCTAAGCCGcattcgactctcctcaccgaggccgtcttctcaacgcgttccgcgccgatggagtaccggGAAAGTtggttcgcttgcttga
- a CDS encoding hypothetical protein (NECATOR_CHRII.G7031.T1), with protein MRRTVDQCPADIVLAPSGCPLTDLEDADDVVIFAENSTKLAAAHGLRLRPDKCKQMWISSRPRTGIRVDGQPIELVDELCYLGRTLKNNGSYERDVQQRCAKATSAFNSLTKCLWSTPITNEVKLQVYLSAIRPS; from the coding sequence atgcgaagaacagtcgaccagtgtcctgccgacattgtcttagcaccatcagggtgccccttgactgacctcgaggacgccgacgatgtcgttatattcgcggaaaacagtacgaagctggctgcagcccatggactacgcctacgccctgataaatgcaagcagatgtggatctcttcgagaccacgaacgggaataagggtggacggacaaccgatagaactcgtcgatgagctCTGTTACCTAGGccgtacgctgaagaacaatggcagctacgagagagatgttcagcaaagatgcgctaaggccacttctgcatttaactccttaacgaaatgcctgtggtcgacccccatcaccaatgaagtcaagctgcaagtctacctatccgcaattcgcccatcatga